Proteins found in one Erythrobacter sp. KY5 genomic segment:
- a CDS encoding DUF3857 domain-containing protein: MRYLGSLLATTALVAQPALAGEDVLYDERPDWVDVREIDAQAREEGTPILLLDQQARIESGQLWRYSDTAIAVDSPQALTRFGTLSANWLPDKGDLIVHAVQIIREDEVIDLLEGETRFEVLRREQGLESRLLNGALTATMNVPGARLGDVIRLAYSVTTSDQAMGDNVQWQSGIIADPFPLGDGRISVSWPQDLPVTRLRKGDAEVAEPELIDGYNVWSVDIPVSEVDPTPNDAPSRFKIGELMQVSTYADWQAVSSNMARHYKVEGSIAPGGDLAAEVARIAEASDDPLTRAAMAVKLVQDDVSYLLNGLDGGNYLPQSPEETWENRFGDCKAKSVLLLAMLRDLGVTSEVVLVKSQGGDSVPMLAPMPGNFDHMIVRAEIDGVNYWLDGTASGTRIDTIDAVPRFFYALPLRDEGADLIKLDERAKATPDRFVRLEIDHSAGVRLPSLFNVEIEFRGTTGAQWRSVAEQGDEDMREGAVYRAVSGVVGPSQLVDHEISYDVETGIARVSARGARTTPWQRDDIEYKLVAPAQAAKAVGFNTDRARAAWRDIPLKLNGPIYFASQMEMKLPSSGPAFDLEGSEEASQTIGGVELSSKATLEGNRFILSQSMRSVAEELPAEDIPVARRALARFDRALPVVQTSGGVRELWEYFGEDRALLDAHEQFYAQAIAEADEDEGNPSLNRAAFRAGVYDHAGALEDVEAALEIEASRDLYLRRASLRRQLGDLEGSLADLQLAEDLKPDGATYSNQVELLALLGETEEALALAEDFASFADDPVDEANLMATALGWAGSVEEGLDLLAAQVLRRPGDGTLLNSVCWNAGIWNVLNEERMQSCIDAVEKSDYSAAALDSRALAHLRMGNLEAALADVDAALLAQPGLTASRLLRGIIKVRQGEEAEGRREIALALAMTPGIEATYRAWGLDF, from the coding sequence ATGCGTTACCTGGGGTCGCTCCTCGCTACGACGGCGCTCGTGGCACAGCCTGCACTTGCGGGCGAAGACGTTCTGTATGACGAACGACCCGATTGGGTCGACGTGCGCGAGATTGACGCACAGGCGCGCGAGGAAGGCACGCCGATCCTGCTTCTCGACCAACAGGCCCGGATCGAGAGCGGGCAGCTCTGGCGTTACAGCGACACTGCCATTGCGGTCGATTCCCCGCAGGCGCTGACCCGGTTCGGCACGCTGTCGGCCAACTGGCTTCCGGACAAGGGCGACCTTATCGTCCACGCGGTCCAGATCATCCGCGAAGACGAGGTGATCGACCTGCTCGAAGGTGAGACCCGATTTGAAGTCCTGCGCCGCGAACAAGGTCTGGAATCGCGCCTGCTCAACGGCGCGCTGACCGCGACGATGAACGTGCCGGGCGCGCGTTTGGGAGACGTCATCCGCCTCGCCTATTCCGTCACGACCAGCGATCAGGCCATGGGCGACAACGTGCAATGGCAATCGGGCATTATCGCCGATCCCTTCCCGCTCGGAGACGGACGGATCAGCGTGTCATGGCCGCAGGATCTGCCCGTCACGCGCCTGCGCAAAGGCGATGCCGAAGTGGCCGAGCCTGAGTTGATCGACGGATACAATGTCTGGTCGGTCGACATCCCGGTAAGCGAGGTTGACCCGACCCCGAACGATGCCCCGTCCCGCTTCAAGATCGGCGAACTGATGCAGGTTTCGACCTATGCCGATTGGCAGGCGGTCTCCTCCAACATGGCCAGGCACTACAAGGTCGAAGGCAGCATCGCACCGGGCGGTGATCTTGCCGCCGAAGTCGCCCGCATCGCGGAGGCAAGCGACGATCCGCTGACCCGCGCCGCGATGGCGGTAAAGCTGGTGCAGGACGATGTCAGCTACCTTCTGAACGGGCTCGACGGAGGCAATTACTTGCCACAATCACCCGAAGAAACATGGGAAAACCGCTTTGGCGACTGCAAGGCGAAATCGGTCCTGCTGCTCGCCATGCTGCGCGATCTTGGCGTCACATCCGAGGTCGTGCTGGTCAAAAGCCAGGGCGGCGATTCGGTCCCGATGCTCGCCCCGATGCCGGGCAATTTCGACCACATGATCGTTCGCGCCGAGATCGACGGGGTGAATTACTGGCTCGATGGCACCGCGTCGGGCACGCGGATCGACACGATCGATGCGGTCCCACGCTTCTTCTACGCCCTGCCCTTGCGCGATGAAGGGGCCGACCTCATCAAGCTGGATGAACGGGCAAAGGCGACGCCGGACCGGTTTGTCCGGCTCGAAATAGACCATTCCGCCGGTGTTCGTCTTCCCTCGCTCTTCAACGTCGAAATCGAGTTTCGCGGCACGACTGGCGCCCAATGGCGTTCGGTCGCCGAACAAGGTGACGAGGACATGCGCGAAGGCGCGGTTTACCGTGCCGTTTCAGGCGTCGTTGGCCCTTCTCAACTGGTCGACCATGAAATCTCCTACGACGTCGAAACCGGCATCGCCCGTGTCAGCGCGCGCGGCGCACGCACGACGCCGTGGCAGCGCGACGATATCGAATACAAACTCGTCGCGCCCGCTCAGGCGGCCAAGGCTGTCGGTTTCAACACCGACCGCGCGCGCGCGGCGTGGCGCGACATTCCCCTGAAGCTCAACGGGCCGATCTATTTCGCTTCCCAAATGGAAATGAAGCTGCCCTCGAGTGGCCCCGCATTCGATCTCGAAGGCAGCGAAGAAGCCTCGCAGACAATCGGCGGGGTCGAGCTTTCGTCGAAAGCCACGCTCGAAGGCAACCGCTTCATCCTGTCGCAATCCATGCGCAGCGTGGCTGAAGAACTGCCTGCCGAAGACATTCCGGTAGCTCGCCGTGCCCTTGCCCGGTTCGACCGCGCCTTGCCGGTCGTGCAGACCTCTGGCGGCGTGCGCGAATTGTGGGAATATTTCGGGGAGGACCGCGCCCTGCTCGATGCGCATGAGCAATTCTACGCGCAGGCCATTGCCGAAGCGGACGAGGACGAAGGTAATCCCTCCCTCAACCGCGCCGCCTTCCGCGCCGGGGTTTATGACCATGCAGGTGCACTTGAAGACGTGGAAGCCGCGCTGGAGATCGAGGCATCGCGCGACCTGTATCTGCGCCGCGCTTCATTGCGCCGGCAATTGGGCGATCTCGAAGGGTCGCTGGCCGACCTTCAACTGGCCGAGGATCTGAAACCCGATGGCGCGACATACAGCAATCAGGTTGAACTGCTCGCCCTGCTGGGAGAAACCGAGGAAGCGCTCGCGCTGGCTGAGGATTTTGCGAGCTTCGCCGACGATCCGGTCGATGAAGCGAACCTGATGGCGACCGCTTTGGGCTGGGCGGGGTCAGTCGAGGAAGGGCTCGACCTGCTCGCAGCGCAGGTGCTCCGCCGTCCGGGCGATGGTACGCTGCTCAATTCGGTATGCTGGAATGCGGGCATCTGGAACGTGCTCAACGAAGAGCGCATGCAATCGTGTATCGATGCGGTCGAAAAGAGCGACTATTCCGCCGCCGCGCTCGACAGCCGCGCTCTGGCGCATCTGCGGATGGGCAATCTCGAGGCGGCGCTGGCCGATGTCGATGCCGCGCTTCTGGCTCAACCGGGCCTTACCGCATCGCGACTTTTGCGCGGGATCATCAAGGTCCGGCAAGGCGAGGAGGCCGAGGGTCGCCGGGAAATCGCGCTGGCGCTTGCCATGACGCCCGGTATCGAGGCGACGTATCGCGCGTGGGGTCTAGACTTCTGA
- a CDS encoding DASS family sodium-coupled anion symporter: MTLPDATNGANGANGARPASLLWTYRALGIGLAALVYALLGSAEMSGDARFVAAIATLMAVWWISEAAPLAVTSLLPIVLVPALTERTVRETTSAYANPIVFLFLGGFLIAIAMQKWGLHRRIALLTVKRVGVSPTRIVLGMMIATAFLSMWVSNTATTLMMVPIAISVLSLVSANAAVAGAGDAEADTNIATFGVCLVLSIAWSSSMGGLATLTGSTPNAFIAGYAREQLGITIGFAEWMMLGLPLSVSFIAIGWFVMTRFLYRFDLDEIPGGKELIDREVDELGSMNAGERRVAWVFASAAFLWIVPALLEQLPLSDAVMAVLGVLDDAVIAIGAGVALFLLPASRPGEMVLNWKDAEEGLPWGVLLLFGGGLSLAGAVAGTGLDSWFGTQVAGLTTLPAILLIASVTAIVLFLTELTSNTATSATLIPVLGGVALGVGMEPMGLLVPAALAATCAFMLPVGTPPNAIVFGTGAVTIGQMARGGVVLNLIGIALITGFVYWLGGTAMGLVFS, encoded by the coding sequence GTGACCCTTCCCGACGCGACGAACGGGGCGAACGGGGCGAACGGGGCGAGACCAGCCTCACTGCTTTGGACATATCGCGCGTTGGGTATTGGACTTGCAGCGCTCGTCTATGCCTTGCTCGGTTCGGCTGAGATGTCAGGCGATGCGCGCTTTGTTGCAGCCATCGCCACCCTGATGGCGGTCTGGTGGATTTCCGAAGCCGCGCCGCTTGCCGTGACTTCGCTGCTGCCCATCGTGCTGGTTCCTGCGCTGACAGAGAGAACCGTGCGCGAGACTACCAGCGCTTATGCGAACCCCATCGTTTTCCTGTTCCTCGGGGGATTCCTGATCGCGATTGCGATGCAGAAATGGGGGCTGCACCGGCGCATCGCGCTGCTGACGGTCAAGCGCGTCGGCGTGTCGCCGACCCGCATCGTGCTCGGCATGATGATCGCGACCGCGTTTCTGTCGATGTGGGTGTCGAACACCGCGACGACCTTGATGATGGTGCCGATTGCGATCTCTGTGCTGTCGCTGGTCAGCGCCAACGCTGCGGTCGCAGGCGCCGGAGACGCCGAGGCCGACACCAACATCGCGACCTTTGGCGTGTGTCTGGTGCTCTCCATCGCATGGTCATCGAGCATGGGGGGCCTCGCCACGCTGACGGGGAGCACGCCGAACGCCTTCATCGCAGGATATGCGCGTGAGCAGCTGGGTATCACCATCGGGTTTGCCGAGTGGATGATGCTCGGGCTGCCGCTATCGGTCAGCTTCATCGCCATCGGCTGGTTCGTCATGACGCGGTTTCTCTACCGCTTCGACCTCGACGAGATACCGGGCGGCAAGGAGCTTATTGACCGCGAGGTTGACGAACTCGGCTCGATGAATGCGGGCGAGCGGCGCGTGGCGTGGGTGTTTGCGAGCGCAGCCTTCTTGTGGATCGTGCCCGCTTTGCTTGAACAATTGCCGCTCTCCGATGCAGTCATGGCGGTGCTTGGGGTGCTCGACGATGCAGTCATCGCTATCGGTGCAGGGGTGGCCCTCTTCCTGCTGCCTGCAAGCCGTCCGGGCGAGATGGTGCTCAACTGGAAGGACGCGGAAGAGGGTCTGCCATGGGGCGTACTGCTGCTGTTCGGCGGGGGACTGAGCCTCGCCGGAGCGGTTGCGGGAACGGGCCTCGATTCGTGGTTTGGAACGCAGGTCGCAGGGCTCACCACCCTGCCCGCGATACTGCTTATCGCAAGCGTGACCGCCATCGTGCTGTTCCTGACCGAGCTCACCAGCAACACCGCGACATCGGCGACGCTCATCCCGGTCCTTGGTGGCGTTGCGCTCGGCGTCGGGATGGAGCCGATGGGGCTGCTCGTGCCCGCAGCGCTCGCCGCGACTTGTGCGTTCATGCTGCCGGTCGGCACGCCGCCCAATGCTATCGTGTTCGGCACCGGCGCCGTCACCATCGGGCAGATGGCGCGCGGCGGCGTGGTGCTGAACCTGATCGGGATCGCGCTCATCACCGGCTTTGTCTATTGGCTCGGCGGCACAGCGATGGGGCTGGTCTTCAGCTAG
- a CDS encoding acyl-CoA dehydrogenase family protein, producing the protein MNLEFTPEEVAFRKEVRAFIEENHPKHLEGMGNREDMSPEDMTAWHKILGKKGWSAPAWPVEYGGTGWSATQRYIWSEENARVGTFMPLPFGVSMVGPVIYTFGNDEQKQRHLPGILSGDVWWCQGYSEPGAGSDLASLKTTAVRDGDHYVINGQKTWTTLAQHADWGFFLCRTDPDAAKPQEGISFILIDMKTPGVEVKPIKLIDGGYEVNETWLTDVRVPVENLVGQENMGWTYAKFLLAHERSGIAGVARSKRGVEKLREIAGSETLDGKPLMSDFDFARKVSQLEIDLAALEITELRTLAGEQAGKGPGPESSILKIKGTEIQQRLTELTLEAVGSYGTPMYGSIVDASSNQYPIGPDYAQHSAATYFNMRKTSIYGGSNEIQRNIITKMILGL; encoded by the coding sequence ATGAACCTCGAATTCACCCCCGAAGAAGTGGCGTTCCGCAAAGAAGTCCGCGCCTTCATCGAAGAGAACCACCCCAAGCATCTCGAAGGCATGGGCAACCGCGAGGACATGTCGCCCGAAGACATGACCGCGTGGCACAAGATCCTCGGCAAGAAGGGCTGGTCGGCTCCGGCATGGCCGGTCGAATATGGCGGCACCGGATGGAGCGCGACGCAGCGCTATATCTGGTCGGAAGAAAATGCGCGCGTGGGCACTTTCATGCCGCTGCCCTTCGGCGTCTCGATGGTCGGCCCGGTGATCTACACTTTCGGCAATGACGAACAGAAACAGCGCCACCTCCCCGGCATCCTGTCGGGCGATGTGTGGTGGTGTCAGGGCTATTCAGAGCCAGGCGCAGGGTCGGACCTCGCCAGCCTCAAGACTACTGCCGTGCGCGATGGCGACCATTACGTCATTAATGGTCAGAAAACATGGACCACTCTGGCGCAGCACGCCGACTGGGGCTTTTTCCTGTGCCGGACCGATCCCGATGCTGCCAAGCCGCAGGAGGGCATCTCCTTCATCCTGATCGACATGAAAACGCCCGGCGTCGAGGTGAAGCCGATCAAGCTCATCGACGGCGGATACGAGGTCAACGAGACCTGGCTCACCGATGTGCGCGTACCGGTCGAAAACCTCGTGGGTCAGGAGAACATGGGCTGGACCTATGCGAAGTTCCTGCTCGCTCACGAACGTTCCGGGATCGCCGGTGTCGCGCGGTCAAAGCGCGGCGTTGAAAAGCTGCGCGAGATTGCCGGCAGCGAAACCCTCGACGGCAAGCCGCTGATGAGCGACTTCGATTTTGCTCGCAAGGTGAGCCAGCTTGAGATCGACCTAGCCGCGCTCGAGATCACCGAGTTGCGCACGCTGGCCGGAGAACAGGCGGGCAAGGGGCCGGGGCCGGAAAGCTCGATCCTCAAGATCAAGGGCACCGAAATTCAGCAGCGCCTGACCGAACTCACGCTCGAAGCGGTCGGCAGCTACGGTACACCGATGTACGGTTCGATCGTCGATGCAAGTTCGAACCAGTACCCGATCGGACCGGACTATGCGCAGCATTCGGCAGCGACCTATTTCAACATGCGCAAGACTTCGATCTACGGCGGATCGAACGAAATCCAGCGCAACATCATCACGAAAATGATCCTGGGCCTCTAA
- a CDS encoding acyl-CoA dehydrogenase family protein — MEAGDLQMIAEGLERILIDAPLEAIDHVGGVGDDANALWETLFDNGYPLLCAREEHGGMGGSLADAAFIASITARHALAAPLADTVLAIGVLSACGIEPPAHRIAIADPLDESAPLSHSAQVDAVLAIKDGRLRLEPHAPEQVKPLKGAEDGAAPRISRAEAIIEIAAPNRLTAQVFHALAALLRAAQMAGAMQAVLDLTLTYTSEREQFGRPLSKFQAIQHHLSDIACETAASIAAVEIASDALAADPHCGARAIEEIAIAKIRCGQAASRVAAGAHQAHGAMGFTREYKLGRYTRRLWQWQDEFGAESEWAIRLGHAVLAEDEPALWPRISAPL; from the coding sequence ATGGAAGCTGGCGACCTGCAGATGATCGCAGAAGGGCTGGAGCGCATCCTCATCGATGCGCCGCTCGAGGCCATCGACCATGTGGGCGGGGTCGGCGACGATGCTAACGCCTTGTGGGAAACGCTTTTCGACAATGGCTATCCTCTGCTTTGTGCGAGGGAAGAGCACGGCGGGATGGGTGGCTCGCTTGCCGATGCGGCTTTCATCGCGAGCATCACGGCGCGGCATGCGCTTGCCGCGCCGCTGGCCGATACGGTGCTGGCTATCGGTGTGCTGTCCGCCTGCGGGATCGAGCCGCCCGCCCACCGCATCGCGATTGCCGACCCGCTCGACGAGAGCGCTCCGCTGTCTCATTCGGCGCAGGTTGATGCGGTGCTGGCGATCAAGGACGGGCGTTTGCGACTTGAGCCTCATGCGCCCGAACAGGTGAAGCCGCTAAAGGGAGCAGAGGATGGCGCAGCACCCCGCATATCGCGGGCCGAGGCGATAATCGAGATCGCCGCGCCGAACCGGCTGACGGCGCAGGTCTTTCACGCGCTCGCCGCGCTGCTTCGAGCCGCGCAGATGGCGGGGGCCATGCAGGCGGTGCTCGACCTGACACTGACCTATACAAGCGAGCGCGAGCAGTTCGGCAGGCCCTTGTCGAAGTTTCAGGCGATCCAGCATCACCTCTCCGACATCGCCTGCGAAACCGCTGCTTCCATCGCGGCGGTCGAGATCGCGAGCGATGCGCTGGCGGCTGATCCGCATTGCGGTGCGCGCGCAATCGAGGAAATCGCAATTGCCAAAATTCGCTGCGGTCAGGCGGCGTCCAGGGTCGCAGCGGGTGCGCATCAGGCCCACGGAGCCATGGGCTTCACCCGCGAATACAAGCTGGGCCGCTACACTCGCCGCCTGTGGCAGTGGCAGGACGAGTTCGGAGCGGAAAGCGAGTGGGCGATCCGGCTTGGCCATGCCGTGCTGGCCGAGGATGAGCCTGCGCTATGGCCCCGGATCAGCGCGCCGCTCTAG
- a CDS encoding two-component regulator propeller domain-containing protein — MMRFSAGMALGAAIGLASPALADTLVDVESEHVDQSVEMPTFKVDTSWPKLPDDMILGQIPGLSIAEDDTIWVLTRPNSLGPTEIGRDTDPPITQACCTAPPHVLQFDKEGNLLRSWGGTELAPGESTVTGSGGDAVEEGDEQWPANVHGLYVDKEGTVWIGGNGNGDHVVLNFTADGEFIRQIGRRQTTEGNSSEEYLGNPADIAADGDSVLVADGYINKRIIAFDHGDLAFDELYGAYAEDPDGGTRDEPFDQSQATSTGDGGANPESRSFGDIVHCVVRGPDDTVYVCDRRNNRLQVFRETAEGTEFVRDVVIADGTGGTRTASDVAFSPDGTYVYVADMMNGRVWILLRETHNVVGWFGRNGRYPGQFIWLHSVDVDSEGNVYTSEVNTGRRVQRFVLQGAED, encoded by the coding sequence ATGATGCGGTTTTCGGCAGGGATGGCGCTTGGCGCTGCGATTGGTCTGGCGAGCCCGGCACTGGCGGACACGCTGGTCGATGTGGAGAGCGAGCATGTCGACCAGAGCGTCGAGATGCCCACTTTCAAGGTCGACACCAGCTGGCCCAAGCTGCCCGATGACATGATCCTTGGGCAAATCCCCGGCCTCTCCATTGCTGAGGACGACACGATCTGGGTGCTCACCCGCCCCAATTCGCTGGGGCCCACGGAAATCGGGCGCGACACCGATCCGCCGATCACGCAGGCATGCTGCACGGCCCCTCCCCATGTCCTTCAGTTCGACAAGGAGGGCAATCTGCTGCGGAGCTGGGGCGGGACCGAGCTTGCGCCGGGTGAAAGCACGGTCACGGGCAGCGGCGGTGACGCGGTCGAGGAAGGCGACGAGCAATGGCCTGCCAATGTTCACGGCCTTTATGTCGACAAGGAAGGCACCGTCTGGATCGGCGGCAATGGCAATGGCGACCACGTGGTCCTCAACTTCACCGCCGATGGCGAGTTCATCCGCCAGATCGGCCGCCGCCAGACGACTGAGGGCAATTCGAGCGAAGAGTATCTCGGCAACCCCGCCGACATCGCTGCCGATGGTGACAGCGTGCTGGTGGCCGACGGCTACATCAACAAGCGCATCATCGCCTTCGACCACGGCGACCTCGCCTTTGACGAGCTTTACGGTGCCTATGCCGAAGACCCCGATGGCGGCACGCGCGATGAACCCTTTGACCAGAGCCAGGCGACGAGCACTGGCGATGGCGGTGCGAACCCGGAAAGCCGCAGCTTTGGCGACATTGTCCACTGCGTCGTGCGCGGGCCCGACGACACCGTCTATGTCTGCGACCGCCGCAACAATCGCCTGCAAGTGTTCCGCGAAACCGCAGAGGGGACCGAATTTGTCCGCGATGTCGTCATCGCCGACGGCACCGGCGGCACGCGCACGGCAAGCGATGTCGCATTCAGTCCCGATGGAACCTACGTCTACGTCGCCGACATGATGAATGGCCGGGTGTGGATCCTTCTGCGCGAAACGCACAATGTCGTTGGCTGGTTCGGACGCAATGGCCGGTATCCGGGCCAATTCATCTGGCTGCACAGCGTCGATGTGGACAGCGAAGGCAATGTCTACACCAGCGAAGTCAACACCGGGCGCCGCGTCCAGCGCTTCGTCTTGCAAGGAGCCGAAGACTAG
- a CDS encoding acyl-CoA dehydrogenase family protein yields the protein MQFTEQHEALKASLESFIEREINPHVDAWEDEGIFPAKELFKKMGDAGFLGINMPEEFGGAGLDYSYGLVFAETVGTINCGALPMAIGVQTDMATPALARFGNDDVRERFLRPSISGDYVACLGVSEPSAGSDVSGIRTTARKDGDDYIINGTKMWTTNGTQADWMCLLAITDPEGGVHHNKSLICVPMDTLGISTAPRFRKLGMHSSDTTQVFFEDVRVPQANLIGEEGKGFAYQMSQFQIERLWAGAAGLRSMENLIAATREYAAGRKLFGQSVLDFQSVAFRLAELETEVELLRSLTYRAAELHIAGEDVTRLATMVKLKAGRLSREVSDACLQYWGGMGYMWDSPVARAYRDSRLGSIGGGADEVMLQILSRQAGS from the coding sequence ATGCAATTCACCGAGCAGCACGAGGCGCTCAAGGCCTCGCTCGAATCGTTTATCGAGCGCGAAATCAATCCGCATGTCGATGCGTGGGAGGATGAAGGCATCTTCCCGGCAAAGGAGCTGTTCAAGAAAATGGGCGATGCAGGCTTCCTCGGGATCAACATGCCCGAAGAGTTCGGCGGCGCTGGACTCGACTATTCCTACGGCCTCGTCTTTGCCGAGACGGTCGGCACGATCAATTGCGGCGCCCTGCCGATGGCGATTGGTGTGCAGACCGACATGGCAACCCCTGCTCTCGCCCGCTTCGGCAATGACGATGTGCGCGAGCGGTTCCTGCGCCCCTCGATCAGCGGCGATTATGTCGCGTGCCTTGGCGTGTCAGAGCCCAGCGCGGGGTCGGACGTCTCGGGCATCCGCACCACGGCGAGGAAGGATGGCGATGATTACATCATCAACGGCACGAAGATGTGGACCACCAACGGCACGCAGGCCGACTGGATGTGCCTGCTCGCGATCACCGATCCCGAAGGCGGCGTGCATCACAACAAGTCGCTGATCTGCGTGCCGATGGATACGCTCGGCATCTCCACCGCGCCGCGCTTCAGGAAGCTTGGCATGCATTCCTCCGACACGACGCAGGTGTTTTTCGAAGATGTGCGCGTCCCTCAGGCGAACCTTATTGGCGAGGAAGGCAAGGGCTTTGCCTACCAGATGTCGCAGTTTCAGATCGAACGGTTGTGGGCAGGCGCGGCGGGACTTCGCAGCATGGAGAACCTGATCGCCGCGACGCGCGAATATGCGGCGGGTCGCAAGCTTTTCGGTCAGAGCGTGCTCGACTTTCAGTCGGTCGCCTTCCGGCTCGCCGAGCTGGAAACCGAGGTCGAACTGTTGCGCAGCCTCACCTACCGCGCAGCGGAATTGCATATTGCAGGTGAGGACGTGACGCGGCTTGCGACGATGGTGAAACTGAAGGCGGGTAGGCTGAGCCGCGAGGTGTCGGATGCGTGCCTGCAATATTGGGGCGGCATGGGATATATGTGGGATTCGCCCGTCGCGCGCGCCTATCGCGACAGCCGGTTGGGATCGATCGGCGGCGGCGCAGATGAGGTGATGCTGCAAATCCTGTCGCGACAGGCCGGTTCGTGA
- a CDS encoding acyl-CoA dehydrogenase family protein, translated as MDFNFTEEQDMVRDGLSRLVREEYGSETRREVIASEAGWRPEIWAQLAELGILGMPFSEEDGGFGGGSIDAMVVMEEFGKGLVVEPFVPTVVCAGGFLKHAGTAAQKEEHIGGIVDGSRVFAFAYAEPKGRYDYADLETTAKKDGDAYVLNGHKAVVIGAPWASHLIVTARTSGDRRDSEGVSVFVVDKSADGVVTRDYATVDGRRASEVYFENAQVPADALIGEEGGALPLIERVTDEAIAAQCAEACGAMKVANEITLEYSKQRKQFGVPIGKFQVLQHRMVDMYTEYESSVSMTYLATLRLDAEERERKLAVSAAKVRVGQAAHHVGQESIQIHGGNGMTDEYAIGHYFKRLTIFDSEFGNIDHHMKRHVALSS; from the coding sequence GTGGATTTCAACTTCACAGAAGAACAGGACATGGTGCGCGATGGATTGTCGCGCCTTGTCCGCGAAGAATACGGCTCGGAAACCCGCCGCGAAGTGATCGCGAGCGAGGCCGGATGGCGTCCCGAAATCTGGGCGCAGCTGGCAGAGCTTGGCATTCTTGGCATGCCGTTCAGCGAAGAAGATGGCGGCTTCGGCGGCGGTTCGATCGACGCGATGGTCGTGATGGAAGAGTTCGGCAAAGGCCTCGTGGTCGAGCCGTTCGTCCCGACCGTCGTATGCGCAGGCGGTTTCCTGAAGCACGCTGGTACGGCGGCGCAGAAGGAAGAACATATTGGCGGCATTGTCGATGGCAGCCGGGTCTTCGCCTTCGCTTATGCCGAGCCGAAGGGCCGGTATGATTATGCCGACCTCGAGACCACCGCGAAGAAGGACGGCGACGCCTATGTTCTCAACGGCCACAAGGCGGTCGTAATTGGCGCACCTTGGGCGAGCCACCTGATCGTTACAGCGCGCACGAGCGGTGATCGCCGCGACAGCGAGGGCGTGTCGGTGTTCGTCGTCGACAAGAGCGCCGACGGCGTCGTCACCCGCGATTATGCGACCGTCGATGGACGCCGCGCTTCGGAAGTCTATTTCGAGAATGCGCAGGTCCCTGCCGACGCTCTGATCGGTGAAGAGGGCGGCGCTCTCCCGCTGATCGAGCGCGTTACCGATGAGGCCATCGCCGCACAATGCGCCGAGGCATGCGGAGCGATGAAGGTCGCGAACGAAATCACGCTCGAATATTCGAAGCAGCGCAAGCAGTTCGGCGTGCCGATCGGCAAGTTTCAGGTGCTCCAGCACCGCATGGTCGACATGTATACCGAGTATGAAAGCTCGGTCTCCATGACCTACCTCGCAACCCTGCGCCTCGATGCCGAAGAGCGTGAGCGCAAGCTTGCCGTGTCGGCGGCCAAGGTTCGCGTCGGGCAGGCAGCGCATCATGTCGGGCAGGAATCGATCCAGATCCACGGCGGCAACGGCATGACCGACGAATATGCGATCGGGCACTATTTCAAGCGCCTGACGATCTTCGACAGCGAGTTCGGCAATATCGACCACCACATGAAACGGCACGTGGCGCTGTCTTCGTAA